The Candidatus Nitrosocosmicus franklandus genome contains a region encoding:
- a CDS encoding 50S ribosomal protein L2 codes for MGKRTLVRRRGRGGKQFRAIITGKIAPTKYPNFEINELHNGTVMDLIHERGRDAPVAKIKFDDNNYSYLPATEGTAVGNKIEMGRGAKPNPKNILDLGSIPDGTVVCNIERNYGDGGKMIKAAGSSAIVFSHSFDSVKVKFPSGKILDMNPRCRAMIGIIAGGGKGEKPFLKAGNKAKYMQSRGRLYPVVRGIAQAAVYHPHGGGRHQHIGHPSSVGRNTPPGAKVGNISPRKTGRARIKKRQ; via the coding sequence TTGGGAAAAAGGACGTTAGTACGAAGAAGAGGTAGAGGGGGCAAGCAATTCAGAGCAATCATAACTGGAAAAATAGCCCCCACTAAGTATCCTAATTTTGAAATCAATGAACTTCATAATGGCACAGTAATGGATTTAATTCATGAACGAGGAAGAGATGCACCAGTTGCTAAAATTAAATTTGATGACAATAATTATTCATATCTTCCGGCTACAGAAGGTACAGCTGTAGGAAATAAGATTGAGATGGGAAGAGGAGCTAAACCCAACCCTAAAAATATTCTTGACCTTGGTTCGATTCCTGATGGAACTGTAGTTTGTAATATAGAAAGAAACTATGGTGATGGTGGAAAAATGATTAAAGCCGCCGGATCATCAGCTATAGTGTTTTCACACTCATTTGATAGTGTAAAAGTAAAGTTCCCCTCGGGTAAGATTCTAGACATGAATCCAAGATGTCGTGCAATGATTGGAATCATTGCAGGAGGAGGCAAGGGAGAAAAACCATTCCTTAAAGCAGGAAATAAAGCTAAATACATGCAATCAAGAGGAAGACTATATCCTGTGGTTAGAGGAATCGCTCAAGCAGCTGTTTATCACCCACATGGTGGAGGAAGACACCAACATATTGGTCACCCATCATCTGTTGGAAGAAATACTCCACCTGGTGCTAAAGTAGGCAACATTTCACCAAGAAAGACAGGAAGAGCAAGAATAAAGAAGAGACAATAA